One genomic window of Serinus canaria isolate serCan28SL12 chromosome 4, serCan2020, whole genome shotgun sequence includes the following:
- the LOC103823470 gene encoding interleukin-8-like has protein sequence MDGKSVAVTLILYLVSMAGSEGKALEKTDERGSQCQCISTHAKFIPPKTIQDVRLSQRGPHCKHVEIIATLRDGREVCVEPSAPWIRLTVKALLARARDNVESPVKEKSRKNKPWIPARM, from the exons ATGGATGGCAAATCTGTTGCTGTCACTTTGATTCTCTACTTGGTCTCAATGGCAGGGTCAGAAg GTAAGGCCCTGGAGAAGACAGATGAAAGAGGCTCCCAATGCCAGTGCATAAGCACTCATGCCAAGTTCATCCCTCCAAAGACTATTCAGGATGTGAGATTAAGCCAAAGAGGACCTCACTGCAAACATGTGGAAATCAT AGCTACGCTGAGAGATGGCAGGGAAGTGTGCGTGGAGCCCTCTGCGCCCTGGATCCGCCTCACTGTAAAggctctgctggccag GGCCAGGGACAATGTTGAGTCACCAGTCAAAGAAAAGTCAAGGAAGAATAAACCTTGGATTCCTGCAAGAAtgtga
- the LOC103823445 gene encoding interleukin-8-like: MNGKLVAVLALFLISAAVSQGRTLARMGTELRCQCIATHSRFIPPKSIQDVKLTQSGPHCKNVEVIATLKSGKEVCLEPTAPWVQLIVKAILARAEHNSDSPL, translated from the exons ATGAACGGCAAACTCGTAGCTGTCCTGGCCCTTTTCCTGATCTCAGCAGCTGTGTCTCAAG GCAGGACCCTGGCAAGGATGGGAACTGAGCTCCGGTGCCAGTGCATAGCCACTCATTCCCGGTTCATCCCCCCGAAATCCATTCAGGATGTGAAGCTGACACAGAGCGGCCCCCACTGCAAGAACGTTGAAGTCAT agCTACTCTGAAGAGTGGCAAAGAGGTGTGCTTGGAGCCCACTGCTCCCTGGGTACAGCTGATTGTAAAGGCAATTTTGGCCAG GGCTGAACACAATTCTGACTCTCCTCTCTAA